One region of Aminobacterium colombiense DSM 12261 genomic DNA includes:
- a CDS encoding CpaF family protein, whose protein sequence is MSLLRRIAGNTGGDRRGRGSVSELYRETHRRILSRLADEIDMEEVASKPDWGKSPLVKEQITLEIQAMLEEVKGLNALEINRLHDDLLNEVFGYGPIQPLLDDDTVTEIMVNGCEQVFVERWGKIEPTDVFFNNDNHIRRIIDKIVAPLGRRIDEASPMVDARLPDGSRVNAVIPPVSIDGPTLTVRKFRREPFTAQDLIALGTLSDESVSFLRVATEARYNIIVTGGTGSGKTTTLNVLSSFIPNRERIVTIEDAAELSMQQDHVVRMESRPVNIEGTGAITIRMLVRNSLRMRPDRIIVGECRGEEAFDMLQAMNTGHDGSLTTLHANSPRDVLSRLESMVLMAGMELPVRAIREQISSGIDLIVHQERLKDGTRRVTSISEITGMEGDTIQMQDLFLFNHQGFDDAGRIRGNLDPTGIQPHRSYKFDMAGVALPSDMLRSRRGI, encoded by the coding sequence ATGAGCCTCTTACGACGGATTGCTGGAAATACGGGGGGAGACAGGCGGGGACGGGGAAGCGTGTCAGAGCTCTACCGCGAAACCCATCGCCGAATTCTCTCCCGTCTGGCCGATGAGATAGATATGGAAGAGGTTGCCTCGAAGCCCGATTGGGGAAAATCCCCTCTCGTTAAAGAGCAGATCACCCTTGAAATACAAGCTATGCTCGAAGAGGTAAAGGGCCTCAATGCCTTAGAGATCAACCGCCTTCACGATGATCTTTTGAACGAGGTCTTCGGGTACGGCCCCATTCAGCCCTTGCTCGATGACGACACAGTGACAGAAATAATGGTGAATGGCTGCGAGCAGGTTTTTGTAGAGCGGTGGGGCAAAATCGAGCCTACCGATGTGTTTTTTAATAACGATAATCACATACGGCGTATTATCGACAAAATAGTGGCACCTCTGGGGCGGCGCATTGATGAGGCCTCCCCCATGGTGGATGCCCGCCTGCCCGACGGTTCCCGTGTCAACGCGGTGATTCCTCCTGTTTCTATTGATGGGCCCACGTTGACGGTGCGAAAGTTCAGACGAGAGCCATTTACAGCCCAGGACCTCATTGCCCTAGGCACTCTTTCTGATGAGTCTGTGAGCTTTTTGCGGGTTGCCACAGAGGCTCGATATAACATTATTGTTACAGGGGGAACAGGTTCAGGTAAAACCACCACCCTTAATGTGCTTTCAAGCTTTATACCAAACAGAGAGCGTATTGTTACCATTGAAGACGCGGCAGAGCTGAGTATGCAGCAGGATCACGTAGTGCGTATGGAATCCCGTCCCGTTAATATAGAGGGTACGGGGGCCATAACCATTCGCATGCTTGTTCGCAACTCTCTGCGCATGAGGCCCGATCGTATTATAGTGGGTGAGTGCCGCGGTGAAGAGGCCTTTGATATGCTTCAGGCCATGAACACGGGCCACGACGGTTCTCTGACCACGCTCCACGCCAATTCCCCCCGGGACGTACTCTCTCGTCTTGAGAGCATGGTTCTCATGGCTGGGATGGAGCTTCCCGTCCGCGCCATACGAGAACAAATATCCTCCGGTATCGACCTCATTGTTCATCAGGAGCGATTAAAGGACGGAACCCGCCGCGTTACTTCCATATCTGAAATTACAGGTATGGAAGGAGACACCATCCAGATGCAGGATCTGTTTTTGTTCAATCATCAGGGGTTCGATGACGCGGGAAGAATACGGGGTAACCTCGATCCCACGGGTATTCAGCCTCATCGCAGCTATAAGTTTGATATGGCTGGCGTGGCTTTGCCCAGCGACATGTTGAGGTCTAGAAGGGGGATCTGA
- a CDS encoding AAA family ATPase, producing MIRVYVVDDDAVTRDVIRGMIQIEPDMEIIGESDCLEGVIETVTRLRPSVLLLDLQLPDGDGTDLAEKLAHMPGAPGVIMMSVQKDVAFLRKAMQAGARDYLLKPFASGELVDSIRRVNTETLSKGGTRQAERIAVLSCRGGAGGSSFSISLALQLASMGKRTALIDGDLYMGDVAFLLNTPYELNWTSWANECLSGTVDGERYLALGPKDLMIMPTAKNPVQAELVKSGMGDRLIESLSDRFDYIVVDLHRNFGDITIELAEGCQRIWLVTDCSCTGVKNLHLVTGLLDQLRISWIERGVIVNKAEREDRSIVEKIQREYGVKGLLPFDEKLEKGWLKGEPLILSQPRSPYSKVIREIASELVGKEKVSL from the coding sequence ATGATTCGGGTTTACGTTGTAGATGACGATGCTGTTACAAGAGATGTGATTCGGGGCATGATCCAGATAGAGCCGGATATGGAAATCATCGGCGAGAGCGACTGTCTTGAAGGTGTTATAGAAACGGTCACTCGCCTCAGGCCTTCTGTTTTGCTTCTCGATCTTCAGCTGCCCGACGGCGACGGTACGGATTTGGCAGAAAAACTGGCCCATATGCCCGGCGCGCCAGGGGTTATTATGATGTCTGTACAAAAAGACGTGGCCTTTTTGCGAAAGGCCATGCAGGCAGGTGCCAGAGATTATCTGTTAAAGCCCTTCGCCAGCGGCGAACTGGTGGATTCTATTAGGCGCGTAAATACAGAAACCCTTTCTAAAGGGGGAACCCGCCAGGCAGAGCGTATTGCTGTATTAAGCTGCCGCGGCGGGGCGGGAGGGTCGTCTTTTTCTATATCCCTTGCCTTGCAGCTTGCTTCTATGGGCAAGAGAACAGCATTGATAGACGGCGATCTCTATATGGGAGATGTGGCTTTTCTGCTCAATACCCCCTATGAGTTGAACTGGACCAGCTGGGCTAACGAATGTCTGAGCGGAACTGTTGATGGCGAAAGATATTTGGCCCTTGGCCCAAAGGATCTTATGATTATGCCGACAGCCAAGAACCCTGTACAGGCGGAACTGGTAAAATCCGGCATGGGGGACCGCCTTATAGAGTCTCTTTCTGACCGGTTCGATTATATTGTTGTTGACCTCCACCGAAACTTTGGAGATATAACCATTGAATTGGCAGAAGGATGCCAGCGGATCTGGCTCGTTACAGATTGCAGCTGCACCGGCGTTAAAAATCTCCACTTAGTGACAGGTTTGCTCGATCAGCTGAGAATATCGTGGATAGAGCGGGGGGTTATTGTTAATAAGGCGGAGCGGGAAGACCGGTCTATTGTAGAAAAGATACAAAGGGAATATGGTGTAAAGGGTTTGCTTCCCTTTGACGAAAAGCTTGAAAAGGGTTGGCTGAAGGGAGAGCCCCTTATTTTAAGCCAGCCCCGGTCTCCCTACTCTAAAGTCATACGAGAGATAGCCTCAGAGCTTGTTGGTAAGGAGAAGGTGAGCCTTTAA
- a CDS encoding type II and III secretion system protein family protein, translating to MACLKRKLWVFFAVVFLTVVVGALPVLAATYHLDVGDSAVLKYQNVKRMSVGNPDVLDAIPLDNNQVLLTGKVEGGAALIVWDAAGMHMEKILVHPSIEAPSWELKELLQAENIDVTVRGGAVVLEGKVKTPRDRLRAVAIAGAFGEKVINLLEVDSAPQIKLRAVVMEVKKKDGDALGMKRLEGQEGTFWGIFDLTPDTGHMLDYTKGAHYSAKINAWINALVENKEAKILSRPYLTTLSGEEASLNVGGEIPVPVGVDNNEIKIEWKPYGVIMKFTPELDGIGEIWLTFEAEVSEIDWENAIETQGIKIPAIRTRKIANKVRLGHNESLVVGGLLDNKQSKLVKKIPLLGDIPIIGELFKSREFTNDETELVITVTPEVVAL from the coding sequence ATGGCTTGCCTTAAAAGAAAACTATGGGTGTTTTTTGCCGTTGTGTTTTTAACAGTTGTGGTGGGCGCCCTTCCTGTATTGGCGGCTACCTATCATCTTGATGTGGGCGACAGCGCGGTGCTGAAATACCAGAATGTCAAGCGAATGTCGGTGGGAAATCCAGACGTGCTTGATGCCATTCCCCTTGATAACAACCAGGTACTGCTCACAGGCAAGGTAGAAGGGGGTGCGGCCCTTATTGTCTGGGATGCCGCGGGCATGCATATGGAGAAAATTCTTGTCCACCCTTCCATAGAGGCCCCTTCCTGGGAACTTAAGGAGCTGCTTCAAGCCGAAAACATAGATGTTACAGTTCGGGGAGGCGCCGTAGTCCTCGAGGGAAAGGTAAAAACCCCTCGGGACAGGCTTCGCGCAGTGGCCATTGCCGGTGCTTTTGGCGAAAAGGTTATAAATCTTCTCGAAGTGGATAGCGCTCCCCAGATAAAGCTGAGGGCCGTGGTGATGGAAGTGAAGAAGAAGGATGGCGATGCCCTTGGCATGAAACGTCTTGAAGGTCAGGAGGGTACTTTCTGGGGGATTTTTGATTTAACGCCCGACACAGGCCATATGCTCGATTACACTAAAGGCGCTCACTATTCTGCCAAAATCAATGCCTGGATCAATGCCCTTGTTGAGAACAAAGAGGCGAAGATCTTAAGCAGGCCCTATCTTACTACATTGAGTGGCGAAGAGGCTTCCCTTAATGTTGGCGGGGAAATTCCCGTGCCGGTAGGTGTAGATAACAACGAAATCAAGATTGAATGGAAGCCCTATGGTGTCATTATGAAATTTACCCCCGAACTTGACGGAATCGGCGAGATCTGGCTGACTTTTGAAGCCGAAGTGAGCGAAATAGATTGGGAGAATGCCATTGAAACCCAGGGCATTAAGATTCCCGCCATACGAACAAGAAAAATTGCCAACAAAGTGCGCCTTGGCCACAACGAATCCCTTGTGGTTGGAGGCCTTCTCGACAATAAGCAGTCAAAGCTCGTTAAAAAGATACCCTTATTAGGGGATATTCCCATTATTGGCGAACTCTTCAAGAGCCGGGAGTTCACCAACGATGAAACTGAACTCGTAATCACGGTAACGCCGGAGGTGGTGGCCCTATGA
- the cpaB gene encoding Flp pilus assembly protein CpaB, whose amino-acid sequence MKKRGIFLIVSLLLGIMAGLLVYQQIRSYKLKIARAERELVSVVVAARPKDAFSIITAEDVKVVRMPRSSIPTGEVLSLDEVVGKASMLALSEGDPVLKGKLSLDPEKLGVAFQLPDGRVAIALPIDEVIAAGGLLRPGDYVDVFHVYREKDAVSPTSRLLLSRVKVLALGGVLTRKEEKEGTKEKEMLARSAVVEVSPEEAAVAAWAQSLGSVWLALRPANEETLTPAVVYKGPEVSPEPQKAAAQSAPPKPAAKRSVRAVPQGWKIEMIQPGNVSTVTVSPDGRSR is encoded by the coding sequence GTGAAAAAACGCGGCATTTTTTTAATCGTTTCTCTGTTGTTGGGAATTATGGCGGGGCTTTTGGTATATCAGCAGATACGCAGCTATAAATTAAAGATAGCCCGGGCTGAAAGAGAGCTTGTTTCTGTGGTAGTGGCCGCACGTCCCAAGGATGCTTTTTCTATTATCACGGCAGAAGACGTGAAAGTTGTTCGCATGCCACGAAGCAGCATTCCGACAGGTGAGGTTCTGTCTCTTGATGAAGTGGTTGGAAAGGCATCTATGCTGGCCCTTTCTGAAGGAGACCCTGTTCTTAAAGGCAAACTTTCTTTAGATCCTGAAAAATTGGGAGTGGCCTTCCAGCTTCCTGATGGGCGCGTGGCCATTGCCTTGCCCATTGATGAAGTGATAGCGGCGGGAGGGCTCCTTCGTCCGGGGGATTACGTTGATGTATTCCATGTCTATCGTGAAAAAGATGCGGTGAGCCCCACTTCCCGCCTTCTTCTCTCACGGGTGAAAGTTCTTGCCCTTGGCGGCGTTCTCACCCGAAAAGAGGAAAAAGAGGGAACGAAAGAAAAAGAAATGCTCGCCAGGTCAGCTGTGGTAGAAGTTTCTCCTGAAGAGGCAGCAGTAGCCGCATGGGCCCAGAGCCTGGGAAGCGTATGGCTGGCCCTGCGTCCTGCCAATGAAGAGACTTTGACTCCCGCAGTGGTCTATAAGGGGCCTGAAGTTTCTCCTGAGCCTCAGAAGGCAGCAGCCCAATCTGCCCCTCCAAAACCGGCTGCGAAAAGAAGCGTCAGGGCTGTTCCTCAAGGTTGGAAAATAGAAATGATACAACCTGGAAATGTATCCACAGTAACTGTATCTCCTGATGGGAGGTCTCGCTGA
- a CDS encoding pilus assembly protein TadG-related protein, with the protein MRRENRKELKRSRGAVLVWVAASMVVLLGAGALSLDYGRLVVARWRLQTAVDAGSLAGAWELGNKSASQALREASAAQVAGSVASDNKSEGAYAVDFPDADTCHVEGQETIAMTFARILGVNESTVLAEAAARLSGAGSAKGLRPFGIQSQDFVFGDQYLLKIGPHDETSNGNFHALALGGKGANNYREKIKYGYDGVISIGDTITTEPGNMSGPTEDGIDYVVALEIIKEGIEYILDQSGHISWDWYASHLDDLYASPRLILVPIVDNWEVHGRDTVEVVGFASFFLEGVEGSGKNSRVVGRFVERVIPGSSGGGSTEFGGYSVSLIQ; encoded by the coding sequence ATGAGAAGAGAGAATAGAAAAGAATTAAAGCGAAGCAGGGGAGCCGTTCTGGTCTGGGTTGCGGCCTCCATGGTGGTTTTGCTTGGGGCGGGTGCCCTTTCTCTTGATTATGGCCGTCTTGTTGTGGCTCGCTGGCGCCTTCAGACAGCAGTGGATGCGGGAAGCCTTGCGGGGGCCTGGGAGCTTGGAAACAAATCAGCAAGCCAGGCTCTTCGGGAAGCCAGCGCCGCACAAGTTGCCGGCTCTGTTGCCAGCGACAATAAAAGCGAGGGCGCCTACGCCGTGGATTTTCCCGATGCAGATACATGCCATGTTGAAGGGCAAGAAACTATAGCCATGACCTTTGCCCGCATCTTAGGGGTTAACGAGAGTACCGTTTTGGCAGAGGCGGCGGCACGGCTTTCTGGCGCGGGGTCAGCAAAAGGGCTTCGACCCTTTGGTATTCAGAGCCAGGATTTTGTGTTTGGAGACCAATATCTTTTAAAGATAGGCCCCCACGATGAAACCTCCAACGGCAATTTCCACGCATTGGCCCTTGGGGGGAAGGGGGCGAACAATTACCGTGAAAAAATTAAATATGGATATGATGGCGTTATATCCATTGGAGATACGATTACGACAGAACCGGGTAATATGTCCGGCCCTACAGAAGATGGCATCGATTATGTTGTTGCCCTTGAGATCATTAAAGAAGGCATAGAGTATATCCTTGACCAGTCGGGTCACATTTCGTGGGATTGGTATGCCTCCCACCTAGACGACCTTTATGCGAGCCCTCGTCTAATCCTTGTTCCCATTGTTGATAATTGGGAAGTCCACGGGCGGGATACCGTTGAGGTGGTTGGGTTTGCCAGCTTCTTTCTTGAGGGAGTAGAAGGCTCGGGAAAAAATTCTAGAGTTGTGGGGCGGTTTGTTGAAAGGGTTATACCGGGCAGCTCTGGAGGAGGAAGCACCGAGTTTGGCGGCTATTCTGTCAGTTTAATACAATGA
- a CDS encoding TadE/TadG family type IV pilus assembly protein: MRMLEVLKKRSRGQAIVEFALVLPLLLVLVMGIIDFGLIMQQYLTLNQGAREGARMASVGGSAADVTSRVEEILAVRWTSAEVSVNVTETDKGSYKESVVTVQAPVAFLTPLGAFVEGLTSNWQAHASASFRVE; this comes from the coding sequence ATGAGGATGTTAGAGGTTTTGAAAAAAAGAAGCCGAGGGCAGGCTATTGTTGAGTTTGCGCTGGTGCTGCCTCTTTTGCTTGTTCTTGTAATGGGGATAATAGATTTTGGGTTGATAATGCAGCAGTATCTTACGCTGAACCAAGGAGCCCGAGAAGGGGCCCGCATGGCCTCTGTGGGCGGTTCAGCAGCAGATGTAACATCCAGAGTAGAAGAGATTCTGGCCGTACGGTGGACCAGTGCAGAGGTTTCTGTGAATGTTACAGAGACCGATAAAGGGTCTTATAAAGAGTCTGTGGTAACGGTGCAGGCTCCTGTAGCTTTTTTGACGCCCTTGGGGGCCTTTGTAGAAGGGTTGACTTCTAACTGGCAGGCCCACGCTTCGGCGTCTTTCAGGGTGGAGTGA
- a CDS encoding A24 family peptidase — protein MEWVTLAVLCWAGFYDLKYKKVPNWLTYGLLLAAILFHSFYGAVSMSLFGAGIGLGWFLIPYLLGGMGAGDVKLLAAAGAMAAWPGALYVVLYSSVAGGIVVIALTLKRVDFQDFWVALAGGPRRFFKSIWMSGRERRKEKVPYALAIAIGYAIYLLL, from the coding sequence ATGGAATGGGTGACGCTGGCAGTTCTTTGCTGGGCAGGCTTTTACGATCTGAAATATAAGAAGGTACCGAACTGGCTCACTTATGGTTTGCTGCTGGCGGCGATTCTCTTTCATAGTTTTTATGGCGCTGTCTCTATGTCTCTATTCGGGGCCGGGATAGGTCTGGGATGGTTTTTAATTCCATACCTGCTGGGAGGCATGGGCGCAGGCGACGTAAAGCTTCTGGCCGCCGCGGGTGCGATGGCTGCATGGCCGGGAGCGCTCTATGTGGTTTTGTACTCTTCGGTAGCAGGCGGGATAGTGGTAATTGCCCTAACCTTAAAACGCGTGGATTTCCAAGATTTTTGGGTGGCCCTCGCCGGGGGGCCACGCAGGTTTTTTAAAAGCATTTGGATGTCAGGGCGTGAACGACGTAAAGAAAAAGTGCCCTATGCTCTGGCAATAGCAATTGGGTACGCAATATATCTCCTGCTGTGA
- a CDS encoding Flp family type IVb pilin produces the protein MAEYGVILALISVAAVVVLSLIGPKVLQLFTNANSVLP, from the coding sequence TTGGCGGAGTATGGTGTTATTCTAGCTTTAATATCTGTTGCAGCTGTAGTAGTGCTTTCTCTCATTGGCCCAAAAGTTCTCCAGCTTTTCACTAACGCTAACAGTGTTTTGCCCTAG
- a CDS encoding Flp family type IVb pilin translates to MLKRLRNLVTDEEGQGMVEYGLLLALIAVVVIAALLTLGPKVAGIFTEVEGKL, encoded by the coding sequence ATGTTGAAAAGACTTCGTAACCTTGTAACAGATGAGGAAGGCCAGGGAATGGTGGAGTATGGGCTCCTTTTAGCATTAATTGCGGTTGTTGTAATTGCGGCGCTTCTAACCTTAGGTCCAAAGGTCGCAGGGATTTTCACTGAAGTCGAAGGGAAACTCTGA
- a CDS encoding response regulator transcription factor, whose protein sequence is MKKITVVLADDHSLFRESIRKILDMEDDIEVVGEARDGLEAIDVVKKTAPHVVMLDIRMPRADGIEVVTTLRKEGCKSAFVVITALDAENQITRVSRAGIEGYVLKSSGLAELLYALRTVASGERYVDPLIASKLLKSFSPHAEFKSKIETLTIKEKEVLYWVSHGLSSREVGRRMILSNKTVQNHMCQILKKLDVQEKSQAIALAWKWGLTEHPPTEDEEAVSN, encoded by the coding sequence ATGAAAAAAATTACAGTTGTCTTAGCCGATGACCACAGTCTTTTTCGGGAGAGCATCCGGAAAATTCTTGACATGGAAGACGACATAGAGGTTGTTGGTGAGGCGCGGGATGGTCTTGAGGCCATAGATGTGGTGAAAAAAACCGCTCCCCACGTGGTAATGCTTGATATACGCATGCCCAGAGCCGATGGCATCGAGGTGGTAACCACTCTTCGAAAAGAAGGATGTAAAAGTGCCTTTGTTGTTATAACGGCCCTTGATGCTGAAAATCAGATAACTCGTGTATCGAGGGCTGGGATAGAAGGGTATGTATTAAAATCTTCAGGTTTGGCAGAGCTTCTTTACGCCTTGCGTACGGTAGCTAGCGGAGAGCGGTACGTTGATCCCCTGATAGCCTCAAAGCTCCTTAAATCCTTTTCTCCCCATGCTGAATTTAAATCAAAGATTGAAACACTTACAATTAAGGAAAAAGAAGTTCTCTATTGGGTATCCCATGGCCTTTCTTCACGAGAGGTAGGGCGGCGTATGATTCTTTCAAACAAGACAGTACAGAACCATATGTGCCAGATATTGAAGAAACTGGATGTGCAGGAAAAGAGCCAGGCCATCGCACTGGCCTGGAAGTGGGGATTGACAGAACACCCCCCAACAGAAGATGAAGAGGCAGTAAGCAATTGA
- a CDS encoding sensor histidine kinase, whose product MSEDSFHAKLKSIYDKVCKYVALNLSNVSVIRQQELLKLKEVREKLDSNQKDIDYLQLSSTKIDSAFKAAQQELVEAMEEEDSAAELAAYEKADTLRKKLSTHQEREQNLKLQRSFLLKEENGVKEFLSRSEDMANKFRLILEFLQDQGIKAMSDSDTEKNIKLLSAAFSLAELDSRFLARNLHDGSAQKLSGAIMLCELAERYLEARKIKEAQIELGKVKTQMQEAIFDIRTLLFQIHPQGLEEGLDVALERYAKQACDRYGVDISFQTDGNITGLSMILRSNLFRVIHQALDNAIQRGAAKKVDISLSAKSDGFSARIADNGKGFDVAKAKTIAQERGSYGLTNMEERLRLFGGKLTIDSSPGNGTVILMSVPIPEDDR is encoded by the coding sequence ATGAGTGAAGATTCATTCCATGCAAAGTTAAAAAGCATCTACGATAAAGTCTGTAAATATGTGGCGTTAAACCTGTCGAATGTTTCAGTGATTCGTCAACAGGAGTTGCTGAAACTTAAAGAAGTGCGTGAAAAACTTGACTCCAATCAAAAAGACATTGATTATCTTCAACTATCTTCAACAAAAATTGATTCAGCCTTCAAAGCTGCCCAGCAAGAGCTTGTTGAAGCCATGGAAGAAGAGGATTCCGCAGCAGAACTCGCGGCTTACGAAAAAGCAGACACGTTGCGAAAAAAACTTTCAACTCACCAAGAGCGCGAGCAGAACCTGAAACTTCAGCGAAGCTTTCTTCTAAAAGAAGAAAATGGTGTAAAAGAGTTCCTCAGCAGAAGTGAAGATATGGCAAACAAGTTTCGTCTTATCCTTGAGTTTTTACAGGATCAGGGAATTAAAGCCATGTCAGACAGCGACACTGAAAAAAACATAAAACTCCTCTCTGCCGCTTTTAGCCTGGCAGAGCTTGACAGCCGATTTTTAGCCCGCAATCTTCACGATGGGTCTGCCCAAAAGCTTTCTGGGGCCATAATGCTTTGTGAGCTTGCAGAGCGATATTTAGAAGCTAGAAAAATAAAAGAAGCCCAGATAGAGCTTGGTAAGGTTAAAACACAAATGCAAGAGGCAATTTTTGATATTAGAACCCTTCTTTTTCAGATACACCCACAGGGTCTTGAAGAAGGGTTGGATGTAGCTCTTGAACGATATGCAAAGCAGGCTTGTGACCGATATGGCGTGGATATATCTTTTCAAACAGATGGCAACATTACAGGCCTCTCCATGATATTGCGAAGCAATCTTTTCAGAGTTATTCATCAGGCCCTGGATAACGCCATACAAAGAGGCGCCGCCAAAAAAGTAGATATAAGCCTCAGTGCCAAGTCTGATGGGTTTAGCGCCCGTATCGCTGATAACGGTAAGGGCTTTGATGTGGCTAAGGCGAAAACGATTGCCCAGGAACGAGGCTCTTACGGCCTGACAAATATGGAAGAACGACTCCGTCTTTTTGGAGGAAAGCTTACTATCGATAGCTCTCCTGGCAACGGCACTGTCATTTTAATGAGTGTTCCTATTCCGGAGGATGATAGGTAA
- a CDS encoding thiolase family protein — protein MTKAVILSACRTPGGKYGGSLKPFEATDLGGKAIAEAVKRSGIATDDIGEVIMGNGWQAGVGANPARIAMVKANLPQNIPAFTVNKRCGSSLRTIMLMSDRARLGDIKAGVAGGMESASNTPYLLPEARWGHRMGEKKVLDVLHQDGFICPVAGDLMGTLTERLVEEYNITRQEQDEYALSSHMKAVEAMEKKLFAEETVPLIIRDRKKGEIAIDSEEIPRKDTTIEALGRLPAIFKQGGTITAGSSSALCDAGSAVVVANEEWAKNEGHAPMARILGYASAALDADRFGIAPTLAMPLALEMAKMTINDMDLIEINEAFAAQIIACHRVMPLDMQKLNIHGGAIALGHPIGASGARILTTLLYALKNTDKEFGIASACIGGGQAAAIVVQRLN, from the coding sequence ATGACAAAAGCTGTTATTCTGAGCGCTTGCCGCACTCCAGGCGGAAAATATGGCGGCTCCCTTAAACCTTTTGAAGCAACGGATCTGGGCGGAAAAGCCATTGCAGAAGCTGTTAAGCGTTCTGGTATAGCTACAGATGATATTGGAGAGGTCATTATGGGGAATGGCTGGCAAGCCGGAGTGGGAGCAAACCCCGCCCGTATTGCCATGGTTAAGGCAAACCTGCCTCAAAACATACCGGCCTTCACAGTGAATAAACGTTGCGGATCAAGTTTGCGAACCATTATGCTTATGTCCGACCGGGCAAGGCTTGGCGACATTAAGGCCGGAGTGGCTGGAGGCATGGAAAGTGCCTCTAATACGCCTTACCTCCTCCCCGAAGCCCGATGGGGCCATCGAATGGGAGAAAAAAAGGTGCTGGATGTACTCCATCAGGACGGATTTATTTGCCCTGTGGCGGGAGATTTAATGGGAACGCTGACAGAGCGCCTTGTTGAGGAATATAACATTACAAGGCAGGAACAAGATGAATATGCTCTATCAAGTCATATGAAAGCAGTGGAAGCAATGGAAAAAAAACTCTTTGCCGAAGAAACCGTCCCCCTTATCATTCGAGATCGAAAAAAAGGCGAAATTGCCATCGATAGCGAAGAAATACCCAGAAAAGATACCACCATAGAAGCCCTTGGGCGTCTCCCTGCCATTTTTAAACAAGGGGGAACGATCACGGCCGGAAGCAGTTCCGCTTTATGCGATGCGGGAAGCGCAGTAGTTGTGGCAAACGAAGAGTGGGCGAAAAACGAAGGTCACGCGCCTATGGCGCGAATCTTAGGGTATGCCAGCGCTGCCCTTGACGCGGACCGTTTCGGCATCGCTCCCACCCTTGCCATGCCTTTAGCTCTGGAAATGGCAAAAATGACCATAAACGATATGGACCTTATCGAAATTAATGAAGCCTTTGCGGCCCAGATCATCGCCTGTCATCGGGTCATGCCCCTCGACATGCAAAAACTGAACATACACGGCGGAGCTATTGCGCTCGGCCATCCTATAGGGGCATCGGGGGCCCGAATTTTGACAACCCTTCTCTATGCCCTTAAAAATACCGACAAAGAGTTCGGAATCGCAAGCGCGTGTATTGGAGGAGGGCAGGCTGCCGCTATAGTGGTGCAACGTTTAAATTAA
- a CDS encoding 3-oxoacid CoA-transferase subunit B, producing MLPELDEKIVRERIAKRIALDFDNGAVVNLGIGIPTLVSDYIPDNVRVIMQTENGVVGAGPSPEEPDLRFIGAGGRGLSLIDGSSIVASEVSFGLIRGGHLDATVLGALEVDQEGNLANWWIPGKLVPGMGGAMDLVTGARAVYVATTHTDKKGRPKLVKKCSLPLTGAGVVSTIVTEYCVVRKQSGRMVLTEIAPGVNLEELLANTGMELEVSSDLCLMKGTEEEVCEEASK from the coding sequence ATGCTTCCAGAACTTGATGAAAAGATTGTACGGGAACGAATTGCCAAGCGGATAGCCCTTGATTTCGATAACGGCGCGGTTGTCAATCTGGGCATAGGTATTCCAACACTCGTTTCAGATTATATTCCTGACAATGTACGGGTCATCATGCAGACTGAAAACGGTGTAGTTGGAGCAGGCCCCTCTCCAGAAGAGCCTGATCTGCGCTTCATTGGCGCAGGCGGACGGGGCCTCAGCCTTATCGACGGTTCTTCTATTGTGGCGAGTGAAGTCAGCTTTGGCCTCATTCGCGGAGGCCATCTGGATGCTACGGTACTCGGCGCTCTGGAGGTGGATCAGGAGGGGAATCTGGCAAACTGGTGGATTCCTGGCAAGCTGGTTCCCGGAATGGGAGGCGCCATGGACCTTGTCACTGGTGCCAGAGCTGTCTACGTTGCTACAACCCACACTGATAAAAAAGGCCGGCCCAAGCTCGTCAAGAAATGCTCTCTTCCCCTTACTGGCGCCGGGGTTGTTTCTACCATAGTTACAGAATACTGTGTTGTTCGAAAACAAAGTGGACGGATGGTTTTAACAGAAATAGCCCCTGGTGTAAACCTCGAGGAATTGCTGGCCAACACGGGAATGGAGTTAGAGGTAAGCAGCGATCTTTGCTTGATGAAAGGAACCGAAGAAGAAGTGTGCGAGGAGGCATCCAAATGA